ACGGGCTCCCGCTCCGCGTCGAGACGGCCAACTGGGTGCTCCGCGTCGGTCTCCGGCACCCCGGGCTcttcgcgcgcgcgcgcgaggtgTTCGACGGAATGACGTGGGGCGGCGGGGTGCGCCCCGACGAGCGTAGCTTTCGGGCGCTGGTCCTAGGGTGCTGCCGGGAGGGGCGCTTCGAGGAGGTCGACGCCCTGCTGGTGACCATGCGGCAGCTTGGGTTCTGCCTGGACAATGCGACGTGCACGGTGGTCGTGCGCGCGTTCTGCCAGCAGGGACGGTTCAAGGATGTCTCTGAGCTGTTCAGGTGGATGTCAGGGATGGGAACGCTGCCAAACATGGTCAACTACACAGCATGGATTGACGGTCTGTGCAAACGGGGCTACGTCAAGCAGGCGTTCCATGTGCTGGAGGAGATGGTTGGGAAGGGCTTGAAGCCGAATGTGTACACGCACACGTCGCTGATCGATGGGCTCTGCAAGATTGGATGGACGGAGCGGGCGTTCCGGCTGTTCTTGAAGCTTGTTAAGAGTAGCTCGTACAAGCCAAATGTGCATACATACACTGTGATGATCGGAGGGTACTGCAAAGAGGGAAAGCTTGCTCGTGCTGAGATGCTGTTGGGGAGGATGGTTGAGCAGGGACTGGCGCCAAACACAAACACATACACTACGCTGATCGATGGTCACTGCAAAGGCGGCAGCTTTGATTGCGCCTTTGAGCTGATGAATAAGATGAAGCTGGAAGGTTTCCTGCCCAACATTTACACATATAATGCCATTATTGGTGGTTTTTGCAGGAAAGGACAGATTCATGAAGCTTACAAGGTGCTCCGAATGGCAACTAGTCAGGGGCTGCATCTTGATATGGTGACATTTACTATACTGATAACTGAGCACTGCAAACAGGGCCACATTATGTATGCCCTAGAGTTGTTCAGCAGGATGGCAGAAAATGGTTGCCATCCGGATATAGACACATACACCACCATCATTGCTGCATATTGCCAACAAAGGCAAATGGAACAAAGTCAGAAGCTTTTTGACAAATGTCTTGCTATAGGATTAGTGCCAACAAAACAAACTTATACCTCAATGATTGCAGGATACTGTAAAGTTGGCAAATCGACCACGGCTTTGAGGGTCTTTGAGAGGATGGTTCAACATGGATGCCTACCTGACTCTATAACTTATGGGGCCCTAATAAGTGGGTTATGCAAGGAATCCAGGCTAGAGGAAGCAAGGGCATTATACGAGAGCATGCTTGATAAACATTTGGCGCCATGCGATGTAACTCGTGTCACATTGGCTTTTGAGTATTGCAGGAGGGAGAAAACAAGCATTGCTGTGTCATTCTTGGATAGACTGGATAAACGGCAACAAGCTCACACTGCAGATGCTCTAGTTAGAAAGCTTAGTGCTGTGGGAAATTTGGATGCTGCTAGTCTTTTCCTCAAAAATGTTCTGGACAAGCATTACACTGTTGACCATGTAACTTATACAAGGTTCATCGATTCATGCTATAACAGCAATAGATATGCCCTAGCTTCTGAAATATCTGAAAAGATATCGAAGAGGATCTCTAACTTTCAGAAAAAGGATGCCGCAGCCATTGCTTGATTACTAGAGTAATCCAAATTTTGTCTACCAACGCAGCAGAGAATTTCATAGTAGTTCTCAGTGCTCCTTTTTAGCAGAGCTGCTATGTCAATCAATTAGCGGTAAGTGGTATGTCAATCAATTTCTAGCAATGCTCAATGCTCATTTTTCTCCTTTTTATAGGTTTTACCAGTAGTACTTTGTCCAAATTTTACTCTTGCATAGTCGTTGATCTTATAAAATATCCAGGTCAAGGTCTACATGACCAGATAAATATTCATGACCGATCTGGGTTAGAAGTGCTTGGCGATGGTATGGATCTGCTTTTGCATAAACTATGTGAGAAGAAACAAGGTAAGTTGTTCATAAGGTGAAGAATTTGTGATTTCCTTGCATTTTAGTAACTTCATTTCGGCCTACTTTTCATTTGCCTGATGCAACTCCTGCGATTGCTTTTGTTTCTACTGGTCAACAGGTCTTTCTTAAACACTTTGAAGATATTCAATGTTGTATAATACATCTGCATTTTGTATGATGGATTTAAGGTTAGTTCTTTCCCTTCTGTACCTTGTTATGAAGAATATACTTCATTTTATGCTATTTGAAACTTTAGACGTGTAGGTTCTGTTAATCTGTATTCTACTTTCTACAGATGTAATTCCGTATATTTAAACCTGTGTTCAGTGGTTCAAACTCTTAAGATTGTTCTTGGTATTGTAACAGTCATGCTGCTGTTGTGTTCATGCTTATCTTTCACTATATAAACTTTGACCCTAGCTCTGAAAGTCAAGCTGGTTGGAAATCAGCGAATTTCCTGCAAAAACTGAGATCTAGCTAATTACAATAATATTATGAGCAATATTATGGAAAGAATATTATTGATGACAGCATCCTGAAAATCAGCGGAAGACCTATGTGTAGGC
The genomic region above belongs to Panicum virgatum strain AP13 chromosome 8N, P.virgatum_v5, whole genome shotgun sequence and contains:
- the LOC120686276 gene encoding pentatricopeptide repeat-containing protein At4g19890, giving the protein MLTRQRHGRRRLLLLLLPDITHLCTCTSPTQHPASSDAAPDASPGGLDPAALAPDDAIAALPALADSAGSAAALALFRRLAARPDLRLLMRLYATAATAFVARGNLPMAHEAMRAMVAAFAEAGRLREAADMVLEMRSHGLPLRVETANWVLRVGLRHPGLFARAREVFDGMTWGGGVRPDERSFRALVLGCCREGRFEEVDALLVTMRQLGFCLDNATCTVVVRAFCQQGRFKDVSELFRWMSGMGTLPNMVNYTAWIDGLCKRGYVKQAFHVLEEMVGKGLKPNVYTHTSLIDGLCKIGWTERAFRLFLKLVKSSSYKPNVHTYTVMIGGYCKEGKLARAEMLLGRMVEQGLAPNTNTYTTLIDGHCKGGSFDCAFELMNKMKLEGFLPNIYTYNAIIGGFCRKGQIHEAYKVLRMATSQGLHLDMVTFTILITEHCKQGHIMYALELFSRMAENGCHPDIDTYTTIIAAYCQQRQMEQSQKLFDKCLAIGLVPTKQTYTSMIAGYCKVGKSTTALRVFERMVQHGCLPDSITYGALISGLCKESRLEEARALYESMLDKHLAPCDVTRVTLAFEYCRREKTSIAVSFLDRLDKRQQAHTADALVRKLSAVGNLDAASLFLKNVLDKHYTVDHVTYTRFIDSCYNSNRYALASEISEKISKRISNFQKKDAAAIA